One Brassica napus cultivar Da-Ae chromosome C2, Da-Ae, whole genome shotgun sequence DNA window includes the following coding sequences:
- the LOC106385445 gene encoding putative lipid-transfer protein DIR1 has product MGKNNTRILITVLALVLTAVMMIQEAKSIPLCNVDTNDLQKCRPAVTGNHPPPPTSACCTVAKTANLECLCPFLSRSGIDPSKLKALFANCGVNNPSCLP; this is encoded by the coding sequence ATGGGTAAGAACAATACAAGAATCCTCATCACAGTTCTTGCGCTGGTGTTAACCGCAGTGATGATGATCCAAGAAGCTAAGAGCATTCCCCTATGTAACGTCGACACAAATGACTTGCAGAAATGTCGTCCAGCTGTCACTGGAAACCACCCGCCACCTCCGACTTCCGCCTGCTGCACAGTGGCCAAAACCGCGAATCTTGAATGTCTCTGCCCGTTCCTCTCCAGGTCCGGGATTGACCCATCAAAACTCAAGGCTCTTTTTGCCAATTGTGGCGTTAACAATCCATCATGCTTGCCATG
- the LOC106377861 gene encoding terpenoid synthase 22-like — protein MDDTCDAYGSFAEVKSLIDSLQRWDLGAIDELPSHLRIFIQSIVDTSVQYTVEEIKRLGRAYANISKWAQAGYVPTFDEYMEVGIYSSGVRCFAMYTFMAMEDCDEDQTIEWFKSEPKMILALCIIFRLENDMAGFELEMRRGEVANGVYCYMKQHGVTKEVAVREIKKIVRDNYKIVMEEFLTVKAVPRQILVRCINTIRLVNVYYREGDGFSDPHRNLKDLITSLFINPLPF, from the exons ATGGATGACACATGTGATGCATATGGAAGTTTCGCCGAAGTTAAAAGTCTCATTGATTCCTTGCAAAG GTGGGATCTTGGTGCCATTGACGAACTACCAAGCCATTTGAGAATCTTCATCCAAAGTATAGTAGACACTAGCGTGCAATACACAGTAGAAGAG ATTAAGAGACTTGGTAGAGCGTATGCAAACATATCGAAATGGGCACAAGCAGGTTACGTTCCAACTTTTGATGAGTACATGGAGGTCGGTATCTACTCGTCAGGGGTACGTTGCTTTGCAATGTACACCTTTATGGCGATGGAAGATTGTGACGAGGATCAAACGATCGAGTGGttcaaatccgaaccgaaaatgATACTAGCTTTGTGCATTATATTCCGTCTTGAAAATGACATGGCCGGATTTGAGCTAGAGATGAGGAGAGGAGAGGTGGCTAATGGTGTGTACTGTTACATGAAGCAACATGGTGTTACCAAAGAGGTGGCCGTTAGAGAAATCAAGAAGATAGTTAGAGATAACTATAAGATAGTAATGGAGGAGTTCTTGACGGTTAAAGCTGTGCCGCGACAGATTCTGGTACGGTGCATCAACACTATAAGACTGGTCAATGTGTATTACAGGGAGGGTGATGGATTCAGTGATCCCCATAGAAATCTCAAAGACCTTATCACGTCTTTGTTCATCAACCCTCTTCCTTTTTGA
- the LOC106380893 gene encoding putative lipid-transfer protein DIR1, giving the protein MGKNNARILITVLAMVLTAAMMIQEGKSIPLCKVNTNDLQKCRPAVTGNYPPPPTPACCTVAKTANLECLCPFLSRSGIDPAKLKALFANCGVNNPSCLP; this is encoded by the coding sequence atgGGTAAGAACAATGCCAGAATCCTCATCACAGTTCTTGCGATGGTTTTAACCGCAGCAATGATGATCCAAGAAGGTAAGAGCATTCCCCTATGTAAAGTCAACACAAATGACTTGCAGAAATGTCGTCCAGCGGTCACTGGAAACTACCCGCCACCTCCGACTCCCGCCTGCTGCACAGTGGCCAAAACTGCGAACCTTGAATGTCTCTGCCCGTTCCTCTCCCGGTCCGGGATCGACCCAGCAAAACTCAAGGCTCTTTTTGCCAATTGTGGCGTTAACAATCCCTCCTGTTTGCCATG
- the LOC106353667 gene encoding uncharacterized protein LOC106353667: MQFCPSGMWDSDHTKMLLIDEQGFIPPGRIDTYLPHLVAGSIYRLTNFYGSKSKIVYRVVEPNVTVTFFWNSVLSVSADSTVGFPEDRIRFYGHKEFDEA, encoded by the exons ATGCAGTTTTGTCCTTCAGGGATGTGGGACTCGGACCACACGAAGATGCTGCTCATCGACGAGCAG GGGTTTATTCCGCCAGGGAGGATTGACACCTATCTGCCACACTTGGTTGCTGGTTCCATATACAGACTCACCAACTTCTACGGGTCTAAGAGCAAGATTGTGTACCGTGTTGTTGAGCCAAATGTGACCGTGACTTTCTTTTGGAACTCCGTCCTCTCTGTTTCAGCGGACAGTACGGTTGGGTTTCCTGAGGATCGGATCCGATTCTATGGGCACAAGGAATTTGATGAGGCCTGA
- the LOC106385955 gene encoding putative lipid-transfer protein DIR1 isoform X2: MGKNNILTQSTVLAMVLTAAIMVKEVTSLTICQIDINDMQKCRPAVTGINPPPPVSECCVVVRSANLECFCRFKFYLPILGIDPSKVAALVAKCGVIAIPPSCRV; this comes from the exons ATGGGGAAGAACAATATCCTTACGCAATCTACAGTTCTTGCAATGGTTTTAACCGCTGCAATAATGGTGAAAGAAGTTACAAGCCTTACCATTTGCCAAATCGACATAAACGATATGCAGAAATGTCGTCCAGCCGTCACTGGAATCAACCCCCCGCCTCCGGTCAGCGAGTGCTGCGTAGTGGTCCGATCCGCTAATTTGGAATGCTTCTGCAGATTCAAGTTTTATCTCCCTATTTTAGGGATTGATCCATCTAAAGTTGCGGCTCTTGTAGCCAAATGTGGCGTTATAGCAATCCCTCCTAGTTGCCGAG TTTGA
- the LOC106388215 gene encoding protein ENHANCED DOWNY MILDEW 2, with protein sequence MAFIDDDEEEDSVPQSATNYYFEDDDKEPVSFAYLPIQWSDKEKVDGSAAGLYLRGTSDDGLLPLHKLVKAWRFDLSNYRPEISVLTKDNVWIKLEKPRKSYAELIRAVLVTVHALRFLGRNPQASERSLWERLSKIFKAYDVKPSQNDLVDHIDLIAEAVKRDGKLSKSKFIPAFLSKKPTKLRLLDEDNPKDDFIVEDDSAVASNEDELDDEEDDDDYFESVCAICDNGGELLCCEGSCLRSFHATRRDGVDSHCDSLGMTKMQVEAIQKYYCPNCEHKIHSCFICKKLGSSDNSNGAAEVFQCVSATCGYFYHPRCVSKRLHSGNKEEAEALERQIIAGEFTCPLHKCSVCKNGEVKTDSDLQFAVCRRCPKSYHRKCLPREISFEDIDDEDIFTRAWAGLLNNRVLIYCLEHEMDEELMTPVRDHVEFPMSEEEKRRKIPTFKDLASRDRYGQASVKSFRSSFPSSKDGVSTKKHGLVSSVPDHLRKRKEVDPFRKSNLVRNKSQKTMEYGQSREAGKKKVEVNEAHDAEHSKVSLGEGLLNYMHDSNIVKSRRVVPVDSKHSKTDSFSSKESGSEIPKLDNDSQRRLLAIMKKAKEEITMDTILNKYKGPSTYRSSAMTVLSKTITMGKVEGSVQAVRTALKKLEEGGSIEDAKAVCEPEVLSQIFKWKDKFKVYLAPFLHGARYSSFGRHFTKPDKLQLIVDRLHWYAEDGDMIVDFCCGANDFSWLMKAKLEETGKKCSYKNYDLFQAKNDFCFEKRDWLTVCKEELPPGRRLIMGLNPPFGLNASLANAFVAKALEFLPKILILIVPPETDRLDKKRSSYVCIWEDEEIVSGKSFYLPGSVNNEDKQLEESWNVVSPPLSLWSHPDFAAKHREIAKMHNHLPRDVGSLNLKKTDEEANASFHPLGASSDGICDDDKSTSRDSPFENGENSRLENEDVPMEVDDELEVADCVNNILLSEKIEARETAAHVNHQSDHLSRRSHLEKDQNTRDYSSRMLGKRNEMEGDRRELNRRSESIEIPEMTSDWQSPVRSSSDDIYAVCTSISNVSPQRSHEPVEASLPSISKKKSNLGKDIREPESKVQGIRKPEEMRNRPTSSAKSSREDSYTVRPSTANTSEKPYEAFERSYGASLSHFDDGLAARYGFGGDYRMPDPPLIPDQFPLAPAMRNGPNEMYDYRGYSDLSRGGVGPEVYPQQYGGHLGPMLAPPPNLMDSALQQRYAPHFDEMNYQRMGSFPPQAPMQPSGHNNFYDPQGFPQQPPPPPGDFGMSPMGFAPGPNYPYMGRSGGWLND encoded by the exons ATGGCGTTTATTGACGATGACGAAGAGGAAGACTCTGTTCCTCAATCAGCCACCAATTACTATTTCGAAGATGACGATAAGGAACCTGTGTCATTCGCCTATCTGCCTATTCAGTGGAGCgacaaggagaaagtggacggaagtgcagCTGGTTTGTACTTGCGAGGAACCTCTGATGATGGTCTTTTGCCTCTGCATAAGCTTGTTAAGGCTTGGAGGTTCGACCTTTCCAACTACAGACCGGAGATCTCTGTTCTCACGAAGGATAATGTCTGGATCAAGCTTGAGAAGCCGAGGAAAAGCTATGCGGAGTTGATAAGAGCTGTCCTGGTGACAGTTCACGCTCTTCGGTTTCTTGGGAGGAACCCTCAGGCTTCTGAAAGATCTCTCTGGGAGCGTTTGTCTAAGATTTTCAA GGCATATGACGTGAAGCCATCACAGAATGATTTGGTCGATCACATTGATTTAATCGCTGAAGCTGTTAAAAGAGATGGAAAACTGTCAAAATCCAAG TTTATACCTGCATTTCTCTCAAAGAAGCCTACCAAATTGAGATTACTTGATGAG GACAATCCGAAGGATGATTTCATAGTTGAAGATGACTCAGCTGTAGCTTCCAATGAAGATGAattggatgatgaagaagacgatgatgaCTATTTTGAGTCTGTTTGTGCAATTTGTGACAATGGTGGCGAGCTTTTGTG TTGTGAAGGAAGCTGCCTGAGATCATTCCACGCTACCAGAAGAGATGGTGTTGATTCACATTGCGATTCTCTTGGCATGACGAAGATGCAAGTGGAA GCGATTCAGAAATACTATTGCCCAAACTGTGAGCATAAGATCCATAGTTGTTTTATTTGCAAGAAGCTTGGTTCCTCTGATAACTCCAATGGCGCAGCAGAG GTTTTCCAATGCGTGTCAGCCACCTGTGGGTACTTTTACCATCCTCGTTGCGTCTCAAAACGACTACATTCAGGAAATAAAGAAGAGGCCGAAGCATTAGAGAGACAAATCATTGCGGGAGAGTTTACGTGCCCATTGCACAAATGCAGTGTGTGTAAAAACGGAGAGGTTAAGACTGACTCTGACTTGCAATTTGCTGTATGCCGGCGTTGTCCAAAGTCCTACCACAGAAAATGCCTGCCACG GGAGATTTCTTTTGAAGATATTGATGACGAGGATATATTTACACGTGCATGGGCCGGTCTCTTGAACAACCGTGTACTCATATATTGCCT AGAACATGAGATGGATGAAGAGCTCATGACACCAGTTAGGGACCATGTTGAATTTCCTATGAgcgaggaggagaagagaagaaagattcCTACGTTTAAAGATCTTGCCTCACGAGATAGATATGGACAAGCTTCTGTAAAATCATTTAGAAGTTCGTTTCCTTCTTCCAAAGATGGTGTCTCGACAAAGAAGCATGGATTAGTTTCGTCTGTACCAGATCATTTGAGGAAACGAAAGGAAGTTGATCCATTCAGAAAGTCGAACTTGGTTCGAAACAAATCCCAGAAGACGATGGAATATGGACAGTCTCGTGAAGCTGGCAAGAAGAAAGTGGAAGTGAATGAAGCACACGATGCTGAACACAGCAAGGTCTCACTGGGTGAGGGGTTGCTTAATTACATGCATGATTCTAACATAGTAAAATCTCGGCGCGTGGTTCCAGTCGACAGCAAACACAGTAAGACCGACTCATTCTCCTCCAAGGAGTCAGGAAGTGAAATCCCAAAATTAGACAATGATTCTCAAAGGAG GCTCTTGGCGATAATGAAAAAAGCTAAGGAAGAAATCACTATGGATACgatattaaataaatacaaaggTCCATCCACGTACAGAAGCTCTGCAATGACTGTTCTTAGCAAGACGATCACTATGGGGAAGGTAGAGGGCTCAGTTCAG GCTGTCAGAACAGCACTGaaaaagcttgaggaaggaggAAGTATTGAGGATGCAAAAGCAGTTTGTGAGCCAGAGGTTCTGAGCCAAATCTTCAAGTGGAAG GATAAGTTCAAAGTTTATCTTGCTCCCTTTCTCCATGGTGCACGCTATTCCTCCTTCGGCCGTCATTTTACTAAGCCCGACAAACTTCAACTG ATTGTAGATAGGCTCCACTGGTATGCAGAAGATGGTGATATG ATTGTGGACTTTTGTTGTGGTGCTAATGACTTTAGCTGGCTGATGAAAGCGAAGCTTGAAGAAACGGGGAAGAAGTGTTCATATAAAAATTACGATCTTTTTCAAGCGAAG aatgatttttgttttgagaAAAGAGATTGGCTGACTGTATGCAAAGAGGAGTTGCCACCAGGTCGAAGGCTG ATTATGGGGCTAAATCCGCCATTTGGACTCAATGCTTCTCTTGCAAACGCTTTTGTTGCGAAGGCTCTTGAATTTCTCCCAAAGATTCTCATCCTTATAGTTCCTCCCGAGACTGACAG GTTAGATAAAAAGAGGTCATCTTATGTGTGTATATGGGAAGATGAAGAGATCGTATCTGGAAAG TCCTTTTACCTGCCTGGATCTGTCAATAACGAAGACAAACAGTTAGAAGAAAGCTGGAATGTAGTTTCACCGCCTCTTTCTCTCTGGAGTCATCCCGACTTTGCAGCCAAGCACAGGGAAATAGCGAAGATGCATAACCATTTGCCTAGGGATGTGGGGAGCTTAAATTTGAAGAAAACTGACGAAGAAGCAAATGCATCTTTTCATCCACTTGGAGCTTCTTCTGATGGCATATGTGATGATGATAAATCTACATCAAGAGATAGTCCATTTGAAAATGGTGAGAATTCCAGATTGGAAAACGAAGATGTTCCTATGGAAGTAGATGATGAGCTTGAGGTAGCTGATTGTGTTAATAACATTCTGCTCTCTGAGAAAATTGAAGCACGGGAAACTGCAGCGCATGTTAATCATCAGTCGGATCACTTGTCAAGGAGAAGTCATCTGGAAAAGGATCAAAATACCAGAGACTACTCTAGTAGGATGCTTGGGAAGAGAAATGAGATGGAAGGGGACCGAAGAGAGTTGAATAGAAGATCCGAGAGCATCGAGATCCCCGAGATGACATCTGATTGGCAGAGTCCTGTGAGGTCTTCTTCAGATGATATATATGCTGTCTGCACATCAATTTCTAATGTGTCACCACAAAGATCTCACGAGCCTGTAGAAGCATCTCTGCCTTcaatatcaaagaaaaaaagtaacttGGGAAAGGATATTAGAGAACCTGAGAGTAAGGTGCAGGGCATTAGAAAACCAGAAGAGATGCGAAATCGGCCGACGAGCTCTGCAAAATCTTCTAGAGAGGACAGCTACACTGTTCGTCCATCAACAGCAAATACGAGTGAGAAACCATATGAAGCTTTTGAACGATCTTATGGTGCATCTTTATCCCATTTTGACGACGGTCTTGCTGCTAGATATGGTTTTGGTGGAGACTACAGGATGCCGGATCCTCCATTGATACCGGATCAGTTTCCATTGGCACCAGCTATGAGGAATGGGCCTAACGAGATGTATGATTACCGAGGATACTCTGACCTCAGTAGAGGAGGGGTTGGTCCTGAAGTGTATCCACAGCAGTACGGTGGGCACTTGGGTCCCATGTTAGCACCTCCTCCAAATCTGATGGACAGTGCATTACAACAACGTTATGCTCCTCATTTTGATGAAATGAATTACCAGAGGATGGGCTCTTTCCCACCTCAGGCTCCAATGCAACCTAGTGGACACAACAACTTCTATGATCCTCAGGGCTTTCCGCagcaaccaccaccaccacctggAGACTTTGGGATGAGTCCAATGGGGTTTGCCCCTGGCCCGAACTACCCTTATATGGGTAGATCTGGCGGTTGGCTTAATGACTAG
- the LOC106385442 gene encoding probable long-chain-alcohol O-fatty-acyltransferase 1: protein MEQELRNLSKAWISALVSICYCYFISFRISKGVLRLITILPVSILFLVLPLSFSSVHFCVISALFFSWLANFKLMLFAFDQGPLYPLPANLYRFICYACFPIKIRQNPSPSGIANRLRKNKPIPKFVFAVKILIFGVLLHIYEYSDSLPRFAVLSIYCLHIYLELELVLVFVGAVVSTLLGCDIEPVFNEPYLATSLQDFWSRRWNLMVSAVLRSTVHIPVQRFCTRFLGPDAAVLVGVMASFLVSGLMHELIYFYAIRLPPTWEVTCFFLLHGVATTTEIAVKRTLRWRPPHRAVSGLGVLTLVSVTGVWFFLPQLLRNNVHERAISECLLVIDIAKRTLFISSS, encoded by the coding sequence ATGGAACAAGAGTTGAGAAACTTAAGCAAGGCATGGATCTCTGCTTTAGTCTCCATctgttattgttattttatctcATTTAGAATCTCCAAAGGTGTTCTTCGGCTCATCACCATTCTTCCAGTCAGTATTCTGTTTCTTGTTCTTCCTTTGTCCTTCTCTTCTGTGCATTTTTGCGTTATTTCAGCTCTTTTTTTCTCATGGCTCGCAAATTTCAAGCTTATGCTCTTTGCTTTTGATCAAGGACCTTTGTATCCACTTCCTGCTAATCTATACCGTTTCATCTGCTATGCTTGTTTCCCCATCAAAATCAGACAAAACCCGTCTCCAAGTGGCATCGCAAATCGTCTTCGTAAGAACAAACCTATACCTAAATTTGTTTTTGCTGTCAAAATTTTGATCTTTGGTGTCTTGCTACATATCTATGAATACAGCGACAGTTTACCTCGTTTTGCTGTTTTGAGTATATATTGTCTCCATATATACCTTGAGTTGGAACTTGTTTTGGTCTTTGTCGGGGCCGTGGTATCTACTCTTCTCGGCTGTGACATCGAGCCGGTTTTCAATGAGCCCTACCTAGCCACCTCTCTACAGGACTTTTGGAGCCGCAGATGGAACCTCATGGTTTCAGCTGTCCTACGATCAACCGTCCACATTCCGGTTCAGCGTTTTTGCACACGCTTTCTCGGTCCAGACGCAGCTGTGTTAGTAGGTGTCATGGCCTCGTTCCTCGTCTCGGGTTTGATGCACGAGTTGATCTACTTTTACGCAATCCGTCTGCCTCCAACTTGGGAGGTcacttgtttctttttgttgcaCGGTGTAGCCACTACCACAGAGATAGCGGTGAAGAGAACTCTGCGGTGGAGACCACCGCATAGGGCAGTTTCAGGTCTCGGGGTTCTAACGTTGGTGAGCGTTACTGGCGTTTGGTTCTTCCTCCCTCAACTGCTGAGAAATAATGTTCATGAAAGAGCGATTAGTGAATGTTTGTTGGTTATTGACATTGCCAAACGCACGTTGTTCATTTCTTCTTcgtga
- the LOC106385955 gene encoding putative lipid-transfer protein DIR1 isoform X1 yields MGKNNILTQSTVLAMVLTAAIMVKEVTSLTICQIDINDMQKCRPAVTGINPPPPVSECCVVVRSANLECFCRFKFYLPILGIDPSKVAALVAKCGVIAIPPSCRVLASRSLKNGA; encoded by the exons ATGGGGAAGAACAATATCCTTACGCAATCTACAGTTCTTGCAATGGTTTTAACCGCTGCAATAATGGTGAAAGAAGTTACAAGCCTTACCATTTGCCAAATCGACATAAACGATATGCAGAAATGTCGTCCAGCCGTCACTGGAATCAACCCCCCGCCTCCGGTCAGCGAGTGCTGCGTAGTGGTCCGATCCGCTAATTTGGAATGCTTCTGCAGATTCAAGTTTTATCTCCCTATTTTAGGGATTGATCCATCTAAAGTTGCGGCTCTTGTAGCCAAATGTGGCGTTATAGCAATCCCTCCTAGTTGCCGAG TTTTGGCTTCGCGCAGTTTGAAGAATGGAGCTTGA